Below is a window of Acidimicrobiales bacterium DNA.
GAGACGCTCGTCCAGCGGGAGGCGGGGGAGGCCGAGAGCACCGTGACAACTCAGCTAGTGGCGGCATTCTCCGGTTCGTCCGATGACGAGCCCGACGCCGGCCCGGTATCGGGAAGGCGGCCGCTCACCCCGCTCCAGATGGGCCAGCTGGTGATCGCCTACGAGCCCATCTGGGCCATCGGCACCGGCCAGCACGCCACGCCCGAGGACGCCCAAGGGATGTGCCGCATCATTCGGGGAACGGTCGCCGAGCACGCCGGCAAGGAGGTCGCGGCAGCGCTCCGGGTCCAGTACGGGGGCTCGGTGACGGCGACAAACGCGCCCGACCTGCTGACCCAGGACGACGTCGACGGCGCCCTCGTCGGCGGGGCCAGCCTGGACCCCGACGCCTTTGCCCGAATCGTGCAGAGCGCCCCTGGCGGGTAGGGGGCTGGGTCCGCCCGCCGGCACGGGGCTGCTAGCGTTTCGAGAGCCAGCGACGGGGAGATGAGGAGGCCGGCTGGGTGCTCACGCTTGGGCTAGTAGCCATCCACGTCGCCGTGTCACTCGGGCTGATCCTCTTCATCCTGTTGCACAGCGGGCGGGGAGGAGGCCTCTCCGACATGTTCGGCGGGAGTGTGGGAACGGCGGCCGCCGGCTCCACGGTCGTCGAGCGCAACCTCGACCGGATCACCGTGACCCTGGCGGTCGTCTTCACGTTCACGACGCTGGCCCTGGCGATCCGGCTCCAGTGACCCGAATCGGGGGACCCGCGGGTCGAGCACGGCGGTAGCGGTGCCGGGCTCCGGGCGCCGGCGGACGGTCTCGTTCGTCGGCCTCGCCACTGTCGCGCTCCTCGCTGCCGCCTGCACCTCCTCCTCGAGCAGCGGCCAAGGGCAAGGGCCCCCCAGCCCGCCTACCAGCGCCCGCGGGCCGCAACCGGCGCGGGATGGTGGATCCTTGTCCTTCGCCCTCGATCAGCAGCCCGCCAGCTTCAACCTGAACACCCGGAAGGGCTACAGCCTCTCGAGTCAGCTGATCATGGACCGCGTCTGGCCCCAGGTGTTCCTTCTCGACTCGCAGGGAGTTCCGCAGCTGGACACCAACTTCGTGAAGAGCGCGGAGCTCGACAGGCTCGCCCCCCAGACCATCGTCTATCAGATCGACGACAGGGCGACGTGGTCCGACGGGGTACCGATCACCGCCGATGATTTCATCTACAACTGGGAAGCGCAGAGCGGGGACCCGACCTTCACCGACGTGGGTGGCCAGCCGTTCGACGTCCTCTCCACCGCGGGCTACTCGCAGATCCAGTCGATCACCGGCTCGAACCGGGGAAAGACCGTGACGGTGGTGTTCAAGACGCCATACGGGGACTGGAAGTCGCTCTTCAACAACCTGATCCCCGCCCACGTCGCCCGCACCGCGGGCTGGAACACGGGATTCGACGCCTTCGGACCCGCCGTCATCTCGGGCGGGCCCTACCTGGTGCAGAGCGACTCACCCGGCCAGCAGATCGTGCTCG
It encodes the following:
- the secG gene encoding preprotein translocase subunit SecG encodes the protein MLTLGLVAIHVAVSLGLILFILLHSGRGGGLSDMFGGSVGTAAAGSTVVERNLDRITVTLAVVFTFTTLALAIRLQ
- the tpiA gene encoding triose-phosphate isomerase; the encoded protein is MTNRRPLVSGNWKMNLNHFEAIQVVQKLAYRLSPEDTATRDVSLHPPFTDLRSVQTVVESDDMPIALGAQTCHWAEAGAYTGEVSPVMLAKLNVTYVIVGHSERRQLFGETDAVVAAKLRAVLTHGMTPILCVGETLVQREAGEAESTVTTQLVAAFSGSSDDEPDAGPVSGRRPLTPLQMGQLVIAYEPIWAIGTGQHATPEDAQGMCRIIRGTVAEHAGKEVAAALRVQYGGSVTATNAPDLLTQDDVDGALVGGASLDPDAFARIVQSAPGG